gacatcgggtaactttcctccttcaaggcgtgacgctatagtagtaccaatacctaaacctggacgtgatcatactgatccatccaattatcggccgatttcgttaactagctgtggaccatggaacgcatcataaataatcgactagtttggtacttggaaacaaataaccttatgactgatatacagtgtggtttccgtgaaaacagaagtactgtcgatcacttagtgcgtttagaatcatttgttaaaaaacgcactaattaatcaacagcatgctgtgtctatcttttttgatcttgaggaggcatatgacacaacctgggaatatggtattttaagagatttacatgactttggcttgcgaggtcgtttacctcaatttatagccaactttttaaatgacagacagtttcaagttcgactGGGTTCCagcctgtctgatcattacaatcaggatcagggtgttccacaaggcagtattttgtctgtcacactttgtagcataaagataaatagtttgtcaaaagttttaaacgattcaattgatggatgatgttaatatttcttgtcgttggaaaaatatgcatactattgaacgacaactgcagttttgtttaaacaaaataaataaatggtgtcttgaaaacggctttaaagtttctaaatcgaaaactaattgtataaatttttgcagaaaatataaaccacataaggaccctgaattaTCTCTAGACGGCACTCCCATcgaagttgtaaaggaggccaagttcttgggcctaatctttgactcccatttaacatttctgcctcatatcaagtcccttaaaaataaatgcctgaaggctcttcacttgttgaaagttgtttccaacccCAAGTGGGGAGGgtatcaagcaaccctcttacacctatatcgatcactggtccgttcaaaactcgattatggctccatcgtctatggtggagcctgcaaaagcaaccttaaacttcttgattctgtccaccatcaaggcttaagactttgtcttgggtctttccgaacttcacctattgatagtctctacgttgaggccgatgaaccatctcttgctcaacgtcgtataaaattgtctttacaatacattacaaaattatattctaatgaatctaaccctgcctctaactgtgtgttcagtcccctttatgaggatttgtataagaaaaagtcttctcttgttccacctcttgcgctcagaattaaaccatttatatctgctgccggtattgagcataaacaagaatataatgaattaaaaaataaatatagcaattacaaatccttatttacagatgggtccaaggacggtggtgcagtggcatgtgccactgtcattggatccagaataatatcgtctagattaccggctaacagttctatttttacagctcttaaatacattgaaaaacaacataaacataaacagtatataatcttttcagactctctttcttgccttcaagcgattaaaaatatttcttgtaaacatccacttttaatagaaattattgaactgtataatgatcttgctactggccaatacgacatcgtcttccgttggttacccagccacgtaggcatttctgggaatacgatggccgatcttgctgccaaggctgcactgaacaaatctgtgacaccacttcatattccatactcagactttaaacctactattagatcttatatacgtgatctgatgcagaagaagtgggacacccatgcaataaaaccctacattggttacacctacttgggttgtcagtccagacttgaagaggtcattatgcgacgatgtcgtattggccacaccagatatacacatgaatacctgttgaaaggtgaggatcctccgttctgtatcccctgtgacgaaagaatcacagtcaagcacattttgcttgactgtgttgaatattccatcacaagggatacctattttcaatcacgaactctgaaggatctttatagtaatgtaagttctcatttaatcattgtatttttaaaagaattagatttgttgaatgacttgtaaatagttcAATATTTTATTAGTGGTTGTCCAGATTactaactaagattgttagtggctgtaccctcaaaatcattgtcctcctgagagggtacgtaagtcccaaaacattctatgtaaatttagtacggccaaacttttaatcgtagtatctttgttgttttaataatggctaatttTCATTATAACcgccagtggctgaagggatgtcgttaatccagctagggtccatgcaggtagcaaatgtactgtaagtccccatggaccctattatggtgatcaaccttcggttgttggcggtctctagcccgtgttttatatcgtattgtcctctttaattacaatattttagctttcaatgctagttttatgttcatatctgtgatggCATAGTATTTTTACtatccttcgatgacaggtttttacgttttcaatttatattttaaaactgacatgagttaaattaaattgttcacgtcacgatatggctgtaatattgccgaagtgacgataaattttaactcactcactcactcactcactctatttttacagcagaggctaacgccatattaacagctgttaaatatattcaaagacaccctaaacgtaaacaatatataatctattccgattctctttcttgccttcagtcttttaaaaatatttcttgcaaacatccgcttttaatagaaattattgaattgtataatgatcttccaactggccaatacgacatcgtcttctgttggttacccagccatgtagagatctctggtaacacattggctgaccttgctgctaaggcagcactcaacaaatctatgacagCATTGCTTTTTCTTTACAATGATTACAAAGcgaacattagatcttatatccgtgatctgatgcaaaagaagtgggacacccaagtggatatagataaattacatgagatgaAACCTTACATTGTTGATAcgcacttgggttgtcagtccagatttgaagaggttattttaagatgatgtcgtattggtcacactagatatactcatgcacacctgttaaaaggtgaggatcctccattttgtaccccttgtgatgagagagtatatcctgcttgactgtgttgaattctccatcacaagggatcaatatttcaatgtcaaaaccgttaACCCTCTAGTTCCCGCTATATGAAACAGACATGGGAAAATTCTTAAAATGTGTTACCTTATCACTTTCAGTCATATTTGAACATATCATCAAGGTTTTTGGAAATATCTTTAAAACTCAGAGAATTACAAAATGTATCACATATGATACATCGGGAATAAAGTCATGTGTATCATATATGATACAATTTCATATGATAATCAAAACTAACATCATATCTGTTATTTAACCATTTTATTAAcgaaatgtaaacacaacaaATTCCAAAAATTCAATTGCAAAtaaaactgtttgaaatcaGAACAATCTGGACGGAATAACCGGCATCACATGTTGATCTACTTCATAGGTGTGAATCAAGGAAGCAGTTTCTGTCCTTATTCAGACAGAAGTGTTGCTGACACTTCATGCATTTGATGAAGGACAACCTGTTGCAGTTGCTGTACTTGCATCTTTGTCTGCTTGAATCCCAGATAGGAAAATGGTTCGTCCTATCCAACCTGACTTGATCGACAACTGGCCTACTTCGAGGCGCAGGGGGAGATCTTGGAAGGATCGGAGGAGAAAGTGAAGGTCGTCCAACTCTGGCTCTGTACTCAATGAGACAACTTGCCACTTCGCTTATGAAGACCCTCAGTTGCATTGGCTTCTGTTTGAGGAGACAACAATGGCGTTTGTACCAAAGCCAACTGTTCACTGCGGTGATCATGACAGAATGCCAAAAAATGTACATGTACCAGCGGCGTGACTTCATTTTCTGCTTGTAGAGTGATGTAAGTGAGTCAAGTAGGTCAACACCACCCATAAAGGCATTGTATGTTTCTATTATGGCTGGGCGTTCAATCATGATGTAAGACTTTGTGCCTTTATCCCATCTTCTTACTTCGCCTTTCGGCTCAACGCCAACAAAAGAAGATAGCATATCCACACTTTTGTTGTCAAACCATCTGACGGCAATTGTGTTGCTCTCTGTGTCAACCAAGAAGTCGGACGCTCCACGGCCTTCTCTCTTCAGTTCTTTTTCggttttgaaatgacacccttTAAGTCTATTGGACCTTACAGTTCCAGCAAATTGAATTGAACGCTCGTTGAGTGCCTTCACAAGGGCAATAGATGTGAAGAAGTTGTCGGCAAATACTTTATAGTTGTTGCCTGGGGCCAGTGTTTCAGTTAGTTGCAACACGACATCACCTGCAACTCcaattgttttttcgggtttgttttgtttctttcctTGGTACACATCAAAATCGTACAGAATACCTGACGATCCGGCTCTTCCCCATATCTTAAACCCCCATGGATTTGGCTTTCCTCTCATGTACTGTTTTAGAGTAGACTTCCCTTTGAAGGATACCATTATTTCATCTACTGACTGATGTTCCTCAGCAGGAATTGTGAGAAATCTGGAGCGCAAACTATCCAGCCATGGACGAAGTTTCCACAATTTGTCAGCCTTTTCTTCATTTGTAGTTGTCAAGTTGTCTTTGAAATGGAGATAAAGTGCCAGTTTTTCAAACCTGTTTCGTGACATGTGATCGGCTATGGGGCCAAAACGAGTTGCAGATTCCCAGTAAGATCTCACACGTGGCATCTTTACTAATCCCATTCGTAAGTAAATACCaatgaatatttctatttcttttctCGTTGTGTTTACTTCCACTCCGTCTTTCTGCATTGAGTATACATTTGTTTGATTTTCTATTATACTCAACATTTCCTCTGTAACCATGCGTCTGAAGTAGGTATACGGAGATCCAATTGTTCCATCAGCAGGAGGTTCTTCAGTTATACCTGTAAACTGTGACTCAGCAGGTTGAAACGGTTGTTTTTCCCAATTCTGATTACCAGTTGGTAAAGTGGACAAAACAGCCTGCAGGTCTTTGTCTTCTGTAATATCCACATTGGATAATCTTCGCAGCTTTGCAAGAGGTATTTCATCTTGAAGCATTGAGAGAGGCATGTCATCTTCATCGTCATTGACTTGCTTTATAACTTCAGCTAACGGGACATCGTCACTGTCCGAAGAAAATGACTGATCGGATTCGCAATTTCTCTCAGGGAGATATTCGTCTCCTGAACTTTCACAAAAGTCCTCTATGTCACTGTCATCAGCAGTTATGGTACTAATGGCATTTCTCAATGACATTGTCCTTTTAGGCCGAGAATTCATCCTGAAAATAACAtttagaaataaatattttaaaaaatcatcatgttatttattgttcatttcatcattttgaaatgataaTACAATCATCTTTTATTAAGATTTGGAACAAACTCacattatatataatataaacatatttaagcTGATTTACATTTTTTATCAAGTTATCCTAGGCAAAAAGAATTCTTTATGTTTTGAATTTCATTAATCAAaaataaatatggtattttaaagcaTAAAAGAAAGATATTTACAATGTATCCCAAAAGGTGTTcagagtgatctccctttgaCATTCACGTCTTTCCCgatgtatcatatatgatacacataaatattcGTGCAATTTATGAATCAAATGGTATGATTTATgtttatatgatatgatatattaaTGCTGTAGCATTTCAGCaaactgaaacaataacaattAGCACTTTAACTCACCTGTATCAGTGAATACGATCAAATCAACGGCTCAGTGCACACAGACATCTGTCTTCCATGGAAGCTGCCATATTTGATGACCTTTCTGCACTAAGCATGCAGAGTTAATTTTTGTACGAAACTACTGAATGACTTGCAAAATTGGCTGGACCAAGGTccttcaagggagataactcttgttaCCTCATAGGGCACACTAGATGCCAGGGAGTAAATTGTATCATATATGATACGGTGGGCACTAGAgggttaaggatctttttacaaacgtcagttctcatttaattactgttttttttaaaaagaaattgattattTTGCTGAGTTTTGAATGatgtgttctgtagatagatgtattttttttaattattggaagtttaatttCGTAcctgcttgttagtggctgtatcctcgaagagggttaaagtaccgtaaaattattgtcctcctgagagggtacataagtccataAACATTACAGTAAATTTCGACTTTCCACTGTCTTTAGTCGTAGCATATgcgtatttttaatttgtgggtagatgtgtctaaattgctaacagctgaggggacgatgtaaatccaactagggtccgtgcaggtagacaaaggcactgtaagtccccatggtccctagtatggtgatctaccttcagtttgtTGGCAAactgtagcctgattttatattgtattgtccgaatagtgatataagttttaactttccatttgtgatattctagttgttttactgtccgtcgttgacaggtttttactatacatatatttcatttcagtattaaatgttctcgtcacgatatggctgggatattgccgatgtgacgttaaatattaactcactcactcactctaatttaAGAAGCAAATATTTAACAGAACTAAATTGTCCATCTACCGTAGGCAAATATTATAATTGTTAACATGTAAAGATAAGAATCTACTTATAAACATTGCGCTGTTTATTAAACATGCTCTTAATAAAAGAAATTGTATCCAGAGATAAACGAGACGTTACGTTGTTCACGTTTTGCGTCCTGTTGTGCTGCCTTTCgtacagcaatgtttcagcaagatAACGCCAGGCCCCATACTGCCAGGGTTGTATATGACTGTCTCCAGCATTATAATGGGAATGTTCTGCCATGGCCAGTTCGATCCCCAGACCTCTCGCCGattgaacacttgtgggatcacCTAGACAGACAAATTCGTTCACGTGACCCACCACCTGCATATCGCCAAGATTTGGCAAATAAATTGATAGTGGAGTGGCTGACTATTGGAAGCAACGATATTCCGCGATTGATTAACTCTGATAGACGTCGTGTTCAAGCATTCATGAATGCATACCCGTCGGACAATGACTcctctgatctgatctgatctgatcattTCAACAAGCTCCAATAAGTCGCTTAACAAACTGCAAATTTGCAAATTACATCTTCTTCAGTTAAACGTCTGTACATTTCTGATATCAGCCCCCAATGCTGTAATTTTTATGAATATCCATTGACAAATAATTGGCTGAACACTGACTTACATAACTTTTGACATTTCTTCTTGTTATATTTTCCCAGACACAAATTTGTATTGGTATGGTTTCTTTTGCCTATGAGtttattttaaatcacgaacaaCGAAAGATCTTTTTCATAATATACGctcttatttatttatatattttttgcatttttaaaagaattcgATTTGTttgactgatttgtaaatagataaatattttctgattggaagtttaaatcaATACTTCCGATTGTTAGTGGCGGTATCCTTAAGGGAGGTTGAAGCACCGcaacattattgtcctcctgagagggtacgtaagtcgcAAAACATTCGATGTCAAATGCAATCCTCCACTTTTTAGCTGTagtattattgtcattttaatttatgGTTAAACGTGCATACAACCGCCAACAGctggggatggtgtaaatccagctagggtccaagcaggaagcactgtaagtcctcatggtcacTAACcttgtgatctaccttcagttgttagcgttctatagcccgtgtttaaCTGACACGGTCCAAGAGATTCCAAAACTCTTTGATGTCGACCAGGTCGACGTTGTACGTTTTAATGGACCACATTGGATCGGTGGCGCGTTTTCTGCTGTCTCCCTCGTATTCACCCGGATGGTACAAGTACCTAACCCTTAACACAGTCCGGTCCGTTTTCTCGTCTGTTTTATCGCGTCGTGCCGCCACAGATGATTTGATGGATTTCATTTTGATGGCTTGGACGGGTCTCTTGCATGATATGGTAACTTCGTGGTTGAGGACATCCACCACTCGCAGCAAGCATACGGTCCATTCCGTCTTTCTGTTTTCGGATCAATTAAATCATGCAAGTATTGATGCAAGAACAGGCGCCTTTTTGTATTTGCATAAGTTCTGGAATAATGTCTGGACCATGTGGCACAGTAGGCTTAAAACGTTTGTACATTTACtatgtattgtaaaattagGGATTATTGACCATGGCATGTTGTATATTTCATGCCTGGATACAAGTGTATAAATATTCAGAAAAATCGTTTGTAGTGTCACATAGCCTTGCTGAAATTGCTTACATTTCTGTATAAGGTGTGGACCACGTTGTACATAGCCGCGTCGGCCCACACCATTGTATTGAATAAAGAGAATTACTGATAGAGCCAATTCCATACTCCCACTCATCTGGATGATCAATGGTCAATGCAAACGTGCCTCTTGAACACGGAcagtcacttactcactccatgTGTCGATGCAGCGTTGAAACCCACGGAAGACAGTTTGCCCAGGCGATGAGAAACATTCTACCTCGTCTTCTCACGTGGATGAAGCTAAACTGACACTTGGACAATGGGCATTTCTTGGAACAATATAAAGACATTATAGCCATGATAATGGAAAAATGCAATATATTATGATTATTCTGCTTCTGCTATGTCGTAGGAGGTTTCAAGTGTTAattatttgtttacttccgtGTATGAGAATCTTTAAACTGAAGATTCTTTCTTTATGGTTCATACATCCTAATTTTGATTAGAAGTTGAATGACACCACGCATGTATTCCAAGTTATTGTTTTTCAACAATAATGAGATTTTTACATGGAAAGGGCGGCTTTTATAATTCACCAAAGCTATTTGTCTGAAGATCATTATTCAGATGTGCTATTGATATCGTCAATTAAATGTTCCACTATACTTTTCAGTGCTGAGAtagaaaatgaaatttcacTCATAACACTCACGATGACCTTTTTATTGCATGTAGATagctttaaaatatatcaattaaAAACGCTTTATTCAAGTCTTAAACTAACTGCCTTGTtccatttacatttttcatgatgAGAAATATGTTGACTGCTGATTGATAAGCCGAAGGTGAGCGTACTGTTACATGGAGTAGTCTGTTTCTCTTCAGGAATGGACTGAAGAAAAAAAACGTGAGGTCAAATTATCATCAGACTTCTGTAATGCGACAACAGTCAGGAAATTCAGTCGACAGATTTGTATTCTTAAGCTTGAGCAACATTATGGGTTCTGCTAGTAAAAGTGTTTGTTTGATAAGAATGATACTTCAAGTTTATTGCCTTGGCGCTACTTTGTTACTGGTCACAACGGACAGGATTGATGAAATCGGCTCCATGACTCTATTCATAAAATGTACCCAAGAAGAAACATGTGACACACAACTGGCTGAATGTGCGCCATGCGGGCGTTTACATAGCTTCACCATGTGTCTGCAGCTTTCTAGTTGTAGCTACGTAAGATTCAATCCCAGGGCGCTTACCGGCAGGCTGTGCGTGACATCAAACAATGGGTCATCTGTTAAATCATGGAATTCAGACACTGAGGAAGACTGGGTTTGTCGACGTAAAGTAAGTTCTGTAGGGACATATGGTTTGTGACAATTTTAGTCCATACAAGCGAACTTTTCTTAGATATCCAAACCCTGACCTATGCTCAAAGGTTTTTACTTCAGTGACATGTTACTTTCTTCAGTGCAATGAATGCCTTCTACCTATCACCGCTGATGAGAATCTCACTGCTTATACTACCAGGAGTTGTGAGATCATAGATTATATCCTATATTTAACCGCTGCATTGGAACTAGATTACTGTTAATTGTTAAGTAACAAGGGCGCTGGTAACCAGTTTCCAACCATGTCGACTTGCCAGATTGTCTTTGTTAAATTTTCTTACTCCACAACAGGGGTGAGATATCCTTTATATGATAGATATCCTTTATATGATAGATATCCTTTATATGATAGATATCCTTTATATGATAGATATCCTTTATATGATACGACTTCCATCTGCGTCGACCTTTCTCTGGTTTGGGGATGAACTTCTCAAACATAGGATATATCTCCTGTAGATATTGGTTTTATAGTGAAGTGCTGCCTTTTGGATGCTCTTTTCTTGTGGTTTCTTTTATTATGcgcttattttattttcagggACTAATATCACTTAAattttagtctcaaaatagGGACAACATATACGCTGCCTCCTGATGTGTGTCAAACCAATGAAGCATGAACTGTTTGATCCACGTTTGTTTCTTGGAACACGCTGTCATATCAGCGTGATAGATACGCgagtgagaacatgtttacccgtacatgctgtcatatcagcgtgatagatacgcgagtgagaacatgtttacccgtacatgctgtcatatcagcgtgatagatacgcgagtgagaacatgtttacccgtacatgctgtcatatcagcgtgatagatacgcgagtgagaacatgtttacccgtacatgctgtcatatcagcgt
The window above is part of the Haliotis asinina isolate JCU_RB_2024 chromosome 1, JCU_Hal_asi_v2, whole genome shotgun sequence genome. Proteins encoded here:
- the LOC137284047 gene encoding piggyBac transposable element-derived protein 3-like, whose amino-acid sequence is MSLRNAISTITADDSDIEDFCESSGDEYLPERNCESDQSFSSDSDDVPLAEVIKQVNDDEDDMPLSMLQDEIPLAKLRRLSNVDITEDKDLQAVLSTLPTGNQNWEKQPFQPAESQFTGITEEPPADGTIGSPYTYFRRMVTEEMLSIIENQTNVYSMQKDGVEVNTTRKEIEIFIGIYLRMGLVKMPRVRSYWESATRFGPIADHMSRNRFEKLALYLHFKDNLTTTNEEKADKLWKLRPWLDSLRSRFLTIPAEEHQSVDEIMVSFKGKSTLKQYMRGKPNPWGFKIWGRAGSSGILYDFDVYQGKKQNKPEKTIGVAGDVVLQLTETLAPGNNYKVFADNFFTSIALVKALNERSIQFAGTVRSNRLKGCHFKTEKELKREGRGASDFLVDTESNTIAVRWFDNKSVDMLSSFVGVEPKGEVRRWDKGTKSYIMIERPAIIETYNAFMGGVDLLDSLTSLYKQKMKSRRWYMYIFWHSVMITAVNSWLWYKRHCCLLKQKPMQLRVFISEVASCLIEYRARVGRPSLSPPILPRSPPAPRSRPVVDQVRLDRTNHFPIWDSSRQRCKYSNCNRLSFIKCMKCQQHFCLNKDRNCFLDSHL